The Thermodesulfobacteriota bacterium genome includes the window TCAGCATCATGCAGGGCACCCTGGTGAGCCGGCTCTTTGTCTCCGTCTTTGCCCTCCCCTTTCTGTACGGCTATCTGGTGTGGCAGAGCCGGCACAAGGGGGTGGCCATCGAAAACCGGCCGGTGCTGGCCATCCTGCGGCAGGTGGCGGAGATCGAGCTCAAGCTCTCCCTGGCCCACGAGGAGATCGAGGCCCGGAAGAAGGCGGAGGCGGAACGGGACCGGGTGATCGAAGAGCTCAGGCGGGCCCTGGCTGATGTGAAGACCCTGCAGGGGTTCTTGCCCATCTGCGCCAGCTGTAAGAAGATCCGGGATGACCGGGGCTTCTGGCAGCGGCTGGAGGCGTACATCGAGAGGCACTCCGGGGCCCAGTTCAGCCACGGCATCTGCCCGGACTGTGCCAGGAAGCTCTACCCGGAGCTCTACCCCAGCGAAGGAGGGGGCAGGACCGGCGCCGGGTCCTAGGACCGGCGTCGGTCCTGCCTGGGATCGCCTCAGGGGGCTGGCGGAGCCAGCACCTCGGCCAGAAAGCGCAGGCTGGTGCAGGAGGTGCAGCGCAAGGCGCCGGCGGTCATGATCGCCGGCCCCTGGGGGGTCTCCACCAGGCACTGGCTGCCGTCCGGCTCCTGGCCGGTGCAGGCCGGCAGGCCGCTGGTGTCGTCCTCCGGGCCGGCGAGGGCAAAGTAGTCCTTGTCGAACATGAGGAAGCTGTGGCCCACATCGGCCAGGCCCACCAGCCGGTTGGGCACCCCGGCTGCGATCAGGGCCTGGGCCATGGCCTCGGACTGGGCATAGGGCACCGTGTCATCCACCTGGCCGTGGAGAAGGAGCATGGGCGGCGTGGTGGCACGAACGTAGGCGATGGGCGAGGCGGCCAGGGCCCGGACCGGCGCCCGCCGGGGCAAGGCGCCCAGATAGTTGACGATGAGCGGCGCGGTGTGGCCCCACTCCGCCAGGGGGATCCGGAAGTCCGCCGTGCCGTAGTAGACCACCGCGGCCGTCACCGTGGAGGACCGCCGGGGCTGGCCCGGCTCGTCCGCCTGGCAGGTGTAGCCGTTCCAGTCATCGATGCCGAGGCCCGGTCCCCAGGTCGCATCATCCATGGTGGCCACCGAGGCGGTGAGGCCGCCACCGGCCGAGACCCCGGTCATGACGATCCGCTCCGGATCGATGCCCAGCGCCGCGGCGTACCGCCGGGACCAGCGCACCAGGCAGCGGCTGTCCTGGACCGCGGCCGGGAATTTGTTCATCCGCGGTCGCGCCAGACGGTAGTTGGCGGAGATGGCCACATAGCCCAGGCTGGCCAGCTGCTCGATGGCTCGCCGCTGGCCGGCCCCGCCGCCCTCGGCCTTGTCGCCGATGGCAAAGCCGCCGCCGTGCAGCACCAGCACCAGGCCGCAGCGGCTGGCCGCGGTGCAGCCGTGGGGGATGGCCGCATCCAGCAGCAGTGGCTCGCCATCCACTGTGTTGTACGGCAGATCCGGATAGAGGGTGTAGGCCTGCGGATCGATGGCCACTGGCACCGGGCAGGAGCAGTCCTCCTCCAGGCTGGGCGGCGCGGCCAGGGCGCCGGGGTGCCAGACTAGGCCGGCCAGAACAGCGGTGAGAACGGCAAGGCGGACCAGAGACGGGGGCATGGCGGCTTCCTCCACGTAAGGGTGAGCGGGCAGGTCTGACCTGCCATTGCCTCAGGATGGCCCCCTGGCTACGCCGCCGTCAAGCCCCCGCGGCCAGGGCTGGGCGCCGGATCGGCCGGACCGGATGGCAGCCCGGAAGAAGTTGGACCGTGGGTCAAGAGCGCTGGAAGAACTTGCGAAAGACCAGCTGCCGGAAAGAAGGCAGCCAGGCCATGCCTGCCAGGGCCAGCCGGGCGAGCATCAGGCTCGCGGCCTTCCCGGGAATACGGCGGCAGACGGTGGCCCGCCGGATCAGGGGCTGGACCAGCTGGCGATAGCGGCTGGCCGGATCAGGGGCACCCCAGGCCGCTGCCGCCTGCTCGCCGCTGGCCATGGCGAAGAAGATGCCGTCCCCGGA containing:
- a CDS encoding alpha/beta hydrolase; amino-acid sequence: MPPSLVRLAVLTAVLAGLVWHPGALAAPPSLEEDCSCPVPVAIDPQAYTLYPDLPYNTVDGEPLLLDAAIPHGCTAASRCGLVLVLHGGGFAIGDKAEGGGAGQRRAIEQLASLGYVAISANYRLARPRMNKFPAAVQDSRCLVRWSRRYAAALGIDPERIVMTGVSAGGGLTASVATMDDATWGPGLGIDDWNGYTCQADEPGQPRRSSTVTAAVVYYGTADFRIPLAEWGHTAPLIVNYLGALPRRAPVRALAASPIAYVRATTPPMLLLHGQVDDTVPYAQSEAMAQALIAAGVPNRLVGLADVGHSFLMFDKDYFALAGPEDDTSGLPACTGQEPDGSQCLVETPQGPAIMTAGALRCTSCTSLRFLAEVLAPPAP